A genomic region of Dreissena polymorpha isolate Duluth1 chromosome 4, UMN_Dpol_1.0, whole genome shotgun sequence contains the following coding sequences:
- the LOC127876877 gene encoding uncharacterized protein C3orf38 homolog isoform X2: MVFSTSETQGCKDILNILDFYELLSLVETVTKKKVKVTSKTEAIKAVILCSENAFQLLKRQKIRRDTLLQYLVNKEIKMKDEEDTSSSIPASSASSNSSQTSASTTYQNDRHGSFENRKEQEEHKQKLPELRDQSLEKGVHVKTEIKQKTDGHLSKGQENILVQTFCDTENGAKKNGTPVDGHLDEQCLTTPISVIQSHCDSSLNKPELQLLGETFSKWFYENVNSFNPAFEQKPADFGPHHFWSDAFLLLISHTTGISEERFEGAILTAQRFVAFTKDELLLFNPNISPEGVLVKSDPYGMVMILVCGTIHRDHSCLGIFQQLFALIKDPRFENNWKIKQTKLNVKTSSVASMPKLDANPEKQMELVPK, translated from the exons atGGTCTTTTCGACGTCTGAAACGCAAGGATGcaaagacattttaaacattttagatTTTTACGAACTCCTGTCACTTGTCGAAACAGTGACCAAAAAGAAAGTGAAAGTCACAAGCAAAACAG aagCAATCAAGGCAGTAATTTTGTGCAGTGAAAATGCATTTCAATTGTTGAAGAGACAAAAGATAAGAAGGGACACCCTTTTGCAGTATCTCGTGAACAAAGAG ATTAAAATGAAAGATGAGGAGGATACCTCATCAAGTATCCCAGCAAGTTCTGCATCTAGTAACTCCTCACAAACAAGTGCATCAACCACTTATCAAAATGATAGACATGGCAGCTTTGAAAACAGGAAAGAGCAGGAAGAACATAAACAAAAGTTGCCAGAACTTCGAGATCAGTCACTTGAAAAGGGTGTGCATGTTAAGACagaaatcaaacaaaaaacgGATGGTCATTTATCTAAAGGCCAAGAAAACATATTGGTCCAAACATTTTGTGATACCGAGAATGGTGCAAAGAAGAACGGAACGCCAGTTGATGGGCATCTTGATGAGCAATGCCTTACAACTCCTATCAGTGTCATACAAAGTCATTGTGACAGTTCATTGAACAAACCAGAGCTTCAACTTCTAGGAGAAACCTTCTCTAAATGGTTTTATGAGAATGTGAATTCCTTTAATCCAGCTTTTGAACAAAAACCTGCAGACTTTGGACCCCACCATTTCTGGAGTGATGCATTCTTGTTACTTATTTCACATACAACTGGGATCAGTGAAGAACGATTTGAAGGGGCTATATTGACTGCCCAAAGGTTTGTGGCTTTTACAAAAGATGAATTGCTGTTGTTTAATCCAAATATCAGCCCTGAAGGAGTGTTAGTGAAATCAGATCCTTATGGAATGGTCATGATATTGGTGTGTGGAACGATTCACAGAGACCATTCCTGTCTGGGAATATTTCAGCAATTGTTTGCACTAATCAAAGATCCTAGGTTTGAGAACAACTGGAAAATAAAGCAGACTAAATTAAATGTGAAGACCTCTTCAGTAGCATCTATGCCTAAGTTGGATGCCAACCCAGAAAAGCAAATGGAGCTGGTACCGAAATGA
- the LOC127876877 gene encoding uncharacterized protein C3orf38 homolog isoform X1 — MVFSTSETQGCKDILNILDFYELLSLVETVTKKKVKVTSKTEAIKAVILCSENAFQLLKRQKIRRDTLLQYLVNKEVAVAPTTDKSRLIQVILQQWGSNINEQDIKMKDEEDTSSSIPASSASSNSSQTSASTTYQNDRHGSFENRKEQEEHKQKLPELRDQSLEKGVHVKTEIKQKTDGHLSKGQENILVQTFCDTENGAKKNGTPVDGHLDEQCLTTPISVIQSHCDSSLNKPELQLLGETFSKWFYENVNSFNPAFEQKPADFGPHHFWSDAFLLLISHTTGISEERFEGAILTAQRFVAFTKDELLLFNPNISPEGVLVKSDPYGMVMILVCGTIHRDHSCLGIFQQLFALIKDPRFENNWKIKQTKLNVKTSSVASMPKLDANPEKQMELVPK, encoded by the exons atGGTCTTTTCGACGTCTGAAACGCAAGGATGcaaagacattttaaacattttagatTTTTACGAACTCCTGTCACTTGTCGAAACAGTGACCAAAAAGAAAGTGAAAGTCACAAGCAAAACAG aagCAATCAAGGCAGTAATTTTGTGCAGTGAAAATGCATTTCAATTGTTGAAGAGACAAAAGATAAGAAGGGACACCCTTTTGCAGTATCTCGTGAACAAAGAG GTGGCAGTTGCACCAACCACTGACAAATCTCGCTTAATCCAAGTTATTTTACAGCAATGGGGCTCAAATATTAATGAACAAGAT ATTAAAATGAAAGATGAGGAGGATACCTCATCAAGTATCCCAGCAAGTTCTGCATCTAGTAACTCCTCACAAACAAGTGCATCAACCACTTATCAAAATGATAGACATGGCAGCTTTGAAAACAGGAAAGAGCAGGAAGAACATAAACAAAAGTTGCCAGAACTTCGAGATCAGTCACTTGAAAAGGGTGTGCATGTTAAGACagaaatcaaacaaaaaacgGATGGTCATTTATCTAAAGGCCAAGAAAACATATTGGTCCAAACATTTTGTGATACCGAGAATGGTGCAAAGAAGAACGGAACGCCAGTTGATGGGCATCTTGATGAGCAATGCCTTACAACTCCTATCAGTGTCATACAAAGTCATTGTGACAGTTCATTGAACAAACCAGAGCTTCAACTTCTAGGAGAAACCTTCTCTAAATGGTTTTATGAGAATGTGAATTCCTTTAATCCAGCTTTTGAACAAAAACCTGCAGACTTTGGACCCCACCATTTCTGGAGTGATGCATTCTTGTTACTTATTTCACATACAACTGGGATCAGTGAAGAACGATTTGAAGGGGCTATATTGACTGCCCAAAGGTTTGTGGCTTTTACAAAAGATGAATTGCTGTTGTTTAATCCAAATATCAGCCCTGAAGGAGTGTTAGTGAAATCAGATCCTTATGGAATGGTCATGATATTGGTGTGTGGAACGATTCACAGAGACCATTCCTGTCTGGGAATATTTCAGCAATTGTTTGCACTAATCAAAGATCCTAGGTTTGAGAACAACTGGAAAATAAAGCAGACTAAATTAAATGTGAAGACCTCTTCAGTAGCATCTATGCCTAAGTTGGATGCCAACCCAGAAAAGCAAATGGAGCTGGTACCGAAATGA
- the LOC127876880 gene encoding uncharacterized protein C3orf38-like isoform X1, giving the protein MCSESAVKLLKRKKIRRDTLLQYLMDKKVAVAANTDKSGLIQVILQQWGSHIKEQDVAVAATTDNSELIQDILQQFDSHINGQDKLEIKDEEDTSSSSPASSASGYSSQTSASTTYQNDRHGSFENRREQDGYKQKLPELRDQPLQQGLFYSSWNNTELYNLGQSFCKWFYENVNSFNPALGQTPADFGPHHFLSDAFLVIISHTTGIRGERFEGAILTAQRFVAFAKDELLLFNPNISSEGVFVKSDPCGVVVILVCGTIHRDHSCLGIFQQLFTLIKHPWFEKWKIKEIKLNVKTSSVACMPKLDTNPEKQIELLAVLEL; this is encoded by the exons ATGTGCAGTGAAAGTGCAGTGAAATTGTTGAAGAGAAAAAAGATTAGAAGGGACACCCTTTTGCAGTATCTCATGGACAAAAAG GTGGCAGTTGCAGCAAACACTGACAAATCTGGATTAATCCAAGTTATTTTACAGCAATGGGGCTCACATATTAAGGAACAAGAT GTGGCAGTAGCAGCAACCACTGACAATTCTGAGTTAATCCAAGATATTTTACAGCAATTTGACTCACATATTAATGGACAAGATAAA TTGGAAATAAAAGATGAGGAGGATACCTCATCAAGTAGCCCAGCAAGTTCGGCATCTGGTTACTCCTCACAAACAAGTGCATCAACCACTTATCAAAATGATAGACATGGCAGCTTTGAAAACAGGAGAGAGCAGGATGGATATAAACAAAAATTGCCAGAACTTCGAGATCAACCACTTCAACAGGGTCTTTTTTACAGTTCATGGAACAATACAGAGCTTTACAATCTAGGGCAATCCTTCTGTAAATGGTTTTATGAGAATGTGAATTCATTTAATCCAGCTTTGGGACAAACGCCTGCAGACTTTGGACCCCACCATTTCTTGAGTGATGCTTTCTTGGTAATTATTTCACATACAACTGGGATCAGAGGAGAACGATTTGAAGGGGCTATATTAACTGCGCAAAGGTTTGTGGCTTTTGCAAAAGATGAATTGCTGTTGTTTAATCCAAATATTAGCTCTGAAGGAGTGTTCGTGAAATCAGATCCGTGTGGAGTGGTCGTGATATTGGTGTGTGGAACGATTCACAGAGACCATTCCTGTCTGGGAATATTTCAGCAATTGTTTACACTAATCAAACATCCTTGGTTTGAGAAATGGAAAATAAAGGAGATCAAATTAAATGTGAAGACCTCTTCAGTAGCATGTATGCCTAAGCTGGATACCAACCCAGAGAAGCAAATTGAGCTGTTAGCTGTATTAGAGTTGTAG
- the LOC127876880 gene encoding uncharacterized protein C3orf38 homolog isoform X2, producing MCSESAVKLLKRKKIRRDTLLQYLMDKKVAVAANTDKSGLIQVILQQWGSHIKEQDLEIKDEEDTSSSSPASSASGYSSQTSASTTYQNDRHGSFENRREQDGYKQKLPELRDQPLQQGLFYSSWNNTELYNLGQSFCKWFYENVNSFNPALGQTPADFGPHHFLSDAFLVIISHTTGIRGERFEGAILTAQRFVAFAKDELLLFNPNISSEGVFVKSDPCGVVVILVCGTIHRDHSCLGIFQQLFTLIKHPWFEKWKIKEIKLNVKTSSVACMPKLDTNPEKQIELLAVLEL from the exons ATGTGCAGTGAAAGTGCAGTGAAATTGTTGAAGAGAAAAAAGATTAGAAGGGACACCCTTTTGCAGTATCTCATGGACAAAAAG GTGGCAGTTGCAGCAAACACTGACAAATCTGGATTAATCCAAGTTATTTTACAGCAATGGGGCTCACATATTAAGGAACAAGAT TTGGAAATAAAAGATGAGGAGGATACCTCATCAAGTAGCCCAGCAAGTTCGGCATCTGGTTACTCCTCACAAACAAGTGCATCAACCACTTATCAAAATGATAGACATGGCAGCTTTGAAAACAGGAGAGAGCAGGATGGATATAAACAAAAATTGCCAGAACTTCGAGATCAACCACTTCAACAGGGTCTTTTTTACAGTTCATGGAACAATACAGAGCTTTACAATCTAGGGCAATCCTTCTGTAAATGGTTTTATGAGAATGTGAATTCATTTAATCCAGCTTTGGGACAAACGCCTGCAGACTTTGGACCCCACCATTTCTTGAGTGATGCTTTCTTGGTAATTATTTCACATACAACTGGGATCAGAGGAGAACGATTTGAAGGGGCTATATTAACTGCGCAAAGGTTTGTGGCTTTTGCAAAAGATGAATTGCTGTTGTTTAATCCAAATATTAGCTCTGAAGGAGTGTTCGTGAAATCAGATCCGTGTGGAGTGGTCGTGATATTGGTGTGTGGAACGATTCACAGAGACCATTCCTGTCTGGGAATATTTCAGCAATTGTTTACACTAATCAAACATCCTTGGTTTGAGAAATGGAAAATAAAGGAGATCAAATTAAATGTGAAGACCTCTTCAGTAGCATGTATGCCTAAGCTGGATACCAACCCAGAGAAGCAAATTGAGCTGTTAGCTGTATTAGAGTTGTAG